In Eulemur rufifrons isolate Redbay chromosome 29, OSU_ERuf_1, whole genome shotgun sequence, one DNA window encodes the following:
- the DLD gene encoding dihydrolipoyl dehydrogenase, mitochondrial isoform X3, whose product MQSWSRVYCSLAKRGHFNRISHGLQGLSAVPLRSYADQSIDADVTVIGSGPGGYVAAIKAAQLGFKTVCIEKSETLGGTCLNVGCIPSKALLNNSHYYHMAHGKDFASRGIEMSEVRLNLEKMMEQKSTAVKALTGGIAHLFKQNKVVHVNGYGKITGKNQVTATKADGSTQVIDTKNILIATGSEVTPFPGITIDEDTIVSSTGALSLKKVPEKMVVIGAGVIGVELGSVWQRLGADVTAVEFLGHVGGVGIDMEIAKNFQRILQKQGFKFKLNTKVTGATKKSDGKIDVSIEAASGGKAEVITCDVLLVCIGRRPFTQNLGLAELGIELDPRGRIPVNTRFQTKIPNIYAIGDVVAGPMLAHKAEDEGIICVEGMAGGAVHIDYNCVPSVIYTHPEVAWVGKSEEQLKEEGIEYKVGKFPFAANSRAKTNADTDGMVKILGQKSTDRVLGAHILGPGAGEMVNEAALALEYGASCEDIARVCHAHPTLSEAFREANLAASFGKPINF is encoded by the exons aggGGCCATTTCAATCGAATATCTCATGGCCTACAGGGACTTTCTGCAGTGCCTCTGAGAAGTTATGCAGATCAGTCAA TTGATGCTGATGTAACAGTTATAGGTTCTGGTCCTGGAGGATATGTTGCTGCTATTAAAGCTGCCCAGTTAGGCTTCAAG ACAGTCTGCATTGAGAAAAGTGAAACACTTGGTGGAACATGCTTGAATGTTGGTTGTATTCCATCTAAG gcTTTATTGAATAACTCTCATTATTACCATATGGCCCATGGAAAAGATTTTGCATCTAGAGGAATTGAAA TGTCTGAAGTTCGCTTAAATTTAGAGAAGATGATGGAGCAGAAGAGTACTGCAGTAAAAGCTTTAACTGGTGGAATTGCCCACTTATTCAAACAGAATAAG gtTGTTCACGTCAATGGATATGGAAAGATAACCGGCAAAAATCAGGTCACTGCTACGAAAGCCGATGGCAGCACTCAGGTTATTGATACAAAGAACATTCTCATAGCTACAGGTTCAGAAGTTACTCCTTTTCCTGGAATCACG aTTGATGAAGATACAATAGTGTCATCTACAGGtgctttatctttaaaaaaagttccAGAAAAGATGGTTGTTATTGGTGCAGGTGTAATAGGTGTAGAATTG GGTTCAGTTTGGCAAAGACTTGGTGCAGATGTGACAGCAGTTGAATTTTTGGGTCATGTAGGTGGAGTTGGAATTGACATGGAGATAGCTAAAAACTTTCAACGTATCCTTCAAAAACAGGGGTTTAAATTTAAGTTGAATACAAAGGTTACTGGTGCTACCAAGAAGTCAGATGGAAAAATTGATGTTTC TATTGAAGCTGCGTCTGGTGGTAAAGCTGAAGTTATCACTTGTGATGTACTCTTGGTTTGCATTGGCCGACGACCCTTTACTCAGAATTTGGGACTAGCAGAACTTGGAATTGAACTAGATCCCAGAGGTAGAATTCCAGTCAATACCAGATTCCAAACTAAAATTCCAAA TATCTATGCCATTGGTGATGTAGTTGCTGGTCCAATGCTGGCTCACAAAGCAGAGGATGAAGGCATTATCTGTGTTGAAGGAATGGCTGGTGGTGCTGTGCACATTGACTACAACTGTGTGCCATCAGTGATTTACACACACCCTGAAGTTGCTTGGGTTGGCAAATCAGAAGAGCAGTTGAAAGAAGAG GGTATTGAGTACAAAGTTGGGAAATTCCCATTTGCTGCTAACAGCAGAGCTAAGACAAATGCTGACACAGATGGCATGGTGAAGATTCTTGGGCAGAAATCAACAGACAGAGTACTAGGAGCACATATTCTTGGACCA GGTGCTGGAGAAATGGTAAATGAAGCTGCTCTTGCTTTGGAATATGGAGCATCCTGTGAAGATATAGCTAGAGTCTGTCATGCGCATCCG ACCTTATCAGAAGCGTTTAGAGAAGCAAACCTGGCTGCATCATTTGGCAAACCAATCAACTTTTAA
- the DLD gene encoding dihydrolipoyl dehydrogenase, mitochondrial isoform X2, protein MQSWSRVYCSLAKRGHFNRISHGLQGLSAVPLRSYADQSIDADVTVIGSGPGGYVAAIKAAQLGFKTVCIEKSETLGGTCLNVGCIPSKALLNNSHYYHMAHGKDFASRGIEMSEVRLNLEKMMEQKSTAVKALTGGIAHLFKQNKIDEDTIVSSTGALSLKKVPEKMVVIGAGVIGVELGSVWQRLGADVTAVEFLGHVGGVGIDMEIAKNFQRILQKQGFKFKLNTKVTGATKKSDGKIDVSIEAASGGKAEVITCDVLLVCIGRRPFTQNLGLAELGIELDPRGRIPVNTRFQTKIPNIYAIGDVVAGPMLAHKAEDEGIICVEGMAGGAVHIDYNCVPSVIYTHPEVAWVGKSEEQLKEEGIEYKVGKFPFAANSRAKTNADTDGMVKILGQKSTDRVLGAHILGPGAGEMVNEAALALEYGASCEDIARVCHAHPTLSEAFREANLAASFGKPINF, encoded by the exons aggGGCCATTTCAATCGAATATCTCATGGCCTACAGGGACTTTCTGCAGTGCCTCTGAGAAGTTATGCAGATCAGTCAA TTGATGCTGATGTAACAGTTATAGGTTCTGGTCCTGGAGGATATGTTGCTGCTATTAAAGCTGCCCAGTTAGGCTTCAAG ACAGTCTGCATTGAGAAAAGTGAAACACTTGGTGGAACATGCTTGAATGTTGGTTGTATTCCATCTAAG gcTTTATTGAATAACTCTCATTATTACCATATGGCCCATGGAAAAGATTTTGCATCTAGAGGAATTGAAA TGTCTGAAGTTCGCTTAAATTTAGAGAAGATGATGGAGCAGAAGAGTACTGCAGTAAAAGCTTTAACTGGTGGAATTGCCCACTTATTCAAACAGAATAAG aTTGATGAAGATACAATAGTGTCATCTACAGGtgctttatctttaaaaaaagttccAGAAAAGATGGTTGTTATTGGTGCAGGTGTAATAGGTGTAGAATTG GGTTCAGTTTGGCAAAGACTTGGTGCAGATGTGACAGCAGTTGAATTTTTGGGTCATGTAGGTGGAGTTGGAATTGACATGGAGATAGCTAAAAACTTTCAACGTATCCTTCAAAAACAGGGGTTTAAATTTAAGTTGAATACAAAGGTTACTGGTGCTACCAAGAAGTCAGATGGAAAAATTGATGTTTC TATTGAAGCTGCGTCTGGTGGTAAAGCTGAAGTTATCACTTGTGATGTACTCTTGGTTTGCATTGGCCGACGACCCTTTACTCAGAATTTGGGACTAGCAGAACTTGGAATTGAACTAGATCCCAGAGGTAGAATTCCAGTCAATACCAGATTCCAAACTAAAATTCCAAA TATCTATGCCATTGGTGATGTAGTTGCTGGTCCAATGCTGGCTCACAAAGCAGAGGATGAAGGCATTATCTGTGTTGAAGGAATGGCTGGTGGTGCTGTGCACATTGACTACAACTGTGTGCCATCAGTGATTTACACACACCCTGAAGTTGCTTGGGTTGGCAAATCAGAAGAGCAGTTGAAAGAAGAG GGTATTGAGTACAAAGTTGGGAAATTCCCATTTGCTGCTAACAGCAGAGCTAAGACAAATGCTGACACAGATGGCATGGTGAAGATTCTTGGGCAGAAATCAACAGACAGAGTACTAGGAGCACATATTCTTGGACCA GGTGCTGGAGAAATGGTAAATGAAGCTGCTCTTGCTTTGGAATATGGAGCATCCTGTGAAGATATAGCTAGAGTCTGTCATGCGCATCCG ACCTTATCAGAAGCGTTTAGAGAAGCAAACCTGGCTGCATCATTTGGCAAACCAATCAACTTTTAA
- the DLD gene encoding dihydrolipoyl dehydrogenase, mitochondrial isoform X1, with the protein MQSWSRVYCSLAKRGHFNRISHGLQGLSAVPLRSYADQSIDADVTVIGSGPGGYVAAIKAAQLGFKALLNNSHYYHMAHGKDFASRGIEMSEVRLNLEKMMEQKSTAVKALTGGIAHLFKQNKVVHVNGYGKITGKNQVTATKADGSTQVIDTKNILIATGSEVTPFPGITIDEDTIVSSTGALSLKKVPEKMVVIGAGVIGVELGSVWQRLGADVTAVEFLGHVGGVGIDMEIAKNFQRILQKQGFKFKLNTKVTGATKKSDGKIDVSIEAASGGKAEVITCDVLLVCIGRRPFTQNLGLAELGIELDPRGRIPVNTRFQTKIPNIYAIGDVVAGPMLAHKAEDEGIICVEGMAGGAVHIDYNCVPSVIYTHPEVAWVGKSEEQLKEEGIEYKVGKFPFAANSRAKTNADTDGMVKILGQKSTDRVLGAHILGPGAGEMVNEAALALEYGASCEDIARVCHAHPTLSEAFREANLAASFGKPINF; encoded by the exons aggGGCCATTTCAATCGAATATCTCATGGCCTACAGGGACTTTCTGCAGTGCCTCTGAGAAGTTATGCAGATCAGTCAA TTGATGCTGATGTAACAGTTATAGGTTCTGGTCCTGGAGGATATGTTGCTGCTATTAAAGCTGCCCAGTTAGGCTTCAAG gcTTTATTGAATAACTCTCATTATTACCATATGGCCCATGGAAAAGATTTTGCATCTAGAGGAATTGAAA TGTCTGAAGTTCGCTTAAATTTAGAGAAGATGATGGAGCAGAAGAGTACTGCAGTAAAAGCTTTAACTGGTGGAATTGCCCACTTATTCAAACAGAATAAG gtTGTTCACGTCAATGGATATGGAAAGATAACCGGCAAAAATCAGGTCACTGCTACGAAAGCCGATGGCAGCACTCAGGTTATTGATACAAAGAACATTCTCATAGCTACAGGTTCAGAAGTTACTCCTTTTCCTGGAATCACG aTTGATGAAGATACAATAGTGTCATCTACAGGtgctttatctttaaaaaaagttccAGAAAAGATGGTTGTTATTGGTGCAGGTGTAATAGGTGTAGAATTG GGTTCAGTTTGGCAAAGACTTGGTGCAGATGTGACAGCAGTTGAATTTTTGGGTCATGTAGGTGGAGTTGGAATTGACATGGAGATAGCTAAAAACTTTCAACGTATCCTTCAAAAACAGGGGTTTAAATTTAAGTTGAATACAAAGGTTACTGGTGCTACCAAGAAGTCAGATGGAAAAATTGATGTTTC TATTGAAGCTGCGTCTGGTGGTAAAGCTGAAGTTATCACTTGTGATGTACTCTTGGTTTGCATTGGCCGACGACCCTTTACTCAGAATTTGGGACTAGCAGAACTTGGAATTGAACTAGATCCCAGAGGTAGAATTCCAGTCAATACCAGATTCCAAACTAAAATTCCAAA TATCTATGCCATTGGTGATGTAGTTGCTGGTCCAATGCTGGCTCACAAAGCAGAGGATGAAGGCATTATCTGTGTTGAAGGAATGGCTGGTGGTGCTGTGCACATTGACTACAACTGTGTGCCATCAGTGATTTACACACACCCTGAAGTTGCTTGGGTTGGCAAATCAGAAGAGCAGTTGAAAGAAGAG GGTATTGAGTACAAAGTTGGGAAATTCCCATTTGCTGCTAACAGCAGAGCTAAGACAAATGCTGACACAGATGGCATGGTGAAGATTCTTGGGCAGAAATCAACAGACAGAGTACTAGGAGCACATATTCTTGGACCA GGTGCTGGAGAAATGGTAAATGAAGCTGCTCTTGCTTTGGAATATGGAGCATCCTGTGAAGATATAGCTAGAGTCTGTCATGCGCATCCG ACCTTATCAGAAGCGTTTAGAGAAGCAAACCTGGCTGCATCATTTGGCAAACCAATCAACTTTTAA